In one Leptospira fletcheri genomic region, the following are encoded:
- a CDS encoding TIGR02757 family protein, whose protein sequence is MYNRPEFLDSDPLFLCYLYTSDEDREFVGLLSSLFAYGNVASIRGFLSRLLSPMGKNPKAFLLSEGTKGWKGKLGPYRFQTEEDTLLFLEALRKAYGETRSQGFDFLEPWFKPLEEGAGGLEKRIGGFQTRLRNTLSSLSKKRFSYGLNFLVGSGGENSAYKRYCMFLRWMVRKESPDLGLYKEIKPSELLFPLDTHINRLGEILNASSRKTPDLKKAKEITDFFRRMFPEDPLRMDFPLSRLGILKKCRMRYEKKLCETCELNPICKVYREKKV, encoded by the coding sequence ATGTACAATCGTCCCGAATTTCTGGATTCGGACCCTTTGTTTCTTTGTTACCTCTATACTTCCGACGAGGATAGAGAATTCGTAGGATTGTTGTCCTCTCTTTTTGCCTACGGAAACGTCGCCTCCATCCGAGGTTTTCTTTCCCGCCTCCTATCCCCTATGGGAAAAAATCCGAAAGCGTTTCTTCTTTCGGAAGGAACAAAGGGTTGGAAAGGAAAATTAGGTCCTTATCGATTCCAGACGGAAGAGGACACGCTATTATTTTTGGAAGCATTGCGAAAAGCTTATGGAGAAACCCGCAGCCAAGGTTTCGATTTTCTAGAACCCTGGTTCAAACCTTTGGAAGAAGGCGCGGGAGGATTGGAAAAAAGGATAGGAGGATTTCAAACGAGATTACGGAATACTTTATCCTCCTTATCCAAGAAACGTTTCAGCTACGGATTGAATTTTCTCGTAGGAAGCGGCGGCGAAAATTCCGCATACAAAAGATATTGCATGTTCCTGCGCTGGATGGTACGCAAGGAATCCCCCGACCTAGGGCTTTACAAAGAGATCAAACCTTCCGAACTACTGTTTCCCTTAGATACTCATATCAATCGTTTGGGGGAAATCTTAAACGCAAGTTCGAGAAAGACCCCGGATCTGAAGAAAGCAAAGGAAATCACGGATTTTTTTCGCCGGATGTTTCCCGAAGATCCTTTGCGTATGGATTTCCCCCTTTCCCGGTTAGGCATCCTTAAAAAATGCAGAATGCGTTACGAAAAGAAACTATGCGAGACTTGCGAACTGAATCCGATCTGCAAAGTCTACAGGGAGAAAAAGGTTTAG
- a CDS encoding ATP phosphoribosyltransferase regulatory subunit, translating into MTHNPPEFSEKKWIPDGFHFLGPDESSERRDLLNRICERLRAFGYSEVFLPSFDYSSSFLLTVSEEDSSALYRFRDSGGREISPSMDLTVQAVKGMAGFSHHKENQRIFYQGKIFRDYGRGSGSRKEVLQVGAENLGGSGPSAILRILDEVGFLFEELSLSSPLTLVLGNVNLFRSLVDSVGLSVSAQRQLSFLLYKKNLPEIRSFLGSGKEKEIAPILESLCLGFSKSIEDPVYSLSGSNLPQEFRAVLSETKEILSSVKSYKNVQYCLDFTLIPDLEYYTGFVFQGYLSGISGPVVTGGSYDRLYELFSGIQKDACGYAIDVNGLESV; encoded by the coding sequence ATGACACATAATCCTCCCGAGTTTAGCGAAAAGAAATGGATCCCGGACGGGTTTCATTTTCTCGGCCCGGACGAAAGTTCGGAACGCAGAGACTTACTGAACAGGATTTGCGAAAGATTGAGAGCTTTCGGATATTCTGAAGTGTTTCTTCCTTCTTTCGATTATTCCTCTTCGTTTTTACTTACCGTTTCCGAGGAAGATTCCAGCGCATTGTACAGATTTCGCGATTCCGGAGGGAGGGAAATCTCTCCGAGTATGGATCTGACAGTGCAGGCCGTCAAAGGAATGGCCGGTTTTTCCCACCACAAAGAAAACCAACGGATTTTTTATCAGGGAAAAATCTTCCGGGATTACGGAAGGGGAAGCGGTAGCAGAAAGGAAGTCCTCCAGGTCGGAGCGGAAAATTTAGGAGGCTCGGGTCCTTCCGCTATCCTCCGGATTTTGGACGAGGTCGGTTTTCTTTTCGAGGAATTGTCCCTTTCTTCGCCCTTGACTCTCGTTTTAGGAAACGTGAATCTTTTCCGTTCCTTAGTGGATTCCGTAGGTCTTTCTGTCTCGGCACAAAGACAGCTTTCCTTTTTATTGTACAAAAAGAATCTTCCGGAAATCCGTTCCTTTTTGGGTTCGGGAAAAGAAAAGGAAATCGCGCCGATTTTGGAATCCTTGTGCCTGGGTTTTTCCAAGTCGATCGAGGATCCGGTTTATTCTCTTTCCGGTTCGAACCTGCCCCAGGAATTCCGCGCAGTTTTGTCCGAAACCAAGGAAATTCTTTCTTCCGTAAAGAGTTATAAAAACGTGCAGTATTGTTTGGATTTTACCCTCATCCCCGATCTGGAATACTATACTGGTTTCGTTTTTCAGGGATATCTATCGGGTATATCCGGACCCGTGGTTACCGGCGGCTCATACGACCGCCTCTACGAATTGTTTTCCGGAATCCAGAAGGACGCATGCGGATATGCGATCGACGTAAACGGACTGGAAAGCGTCTAA
- a CDS encoding hydroxymethylglutaryl-CoA lyase has protein sequence MSLKITEVGPRDGLQNESKEISTEDKLTFIRKLQSAGISNIEATSFVKKEAIPQLSDAKELSTSLNWKEGTNFSALTPNLKGYQAAKEAGFREVAVFTAASESFTKRNINRTISESIEGFREIFREAHQDGIRVRGYVSTVIDCPYEGKISPEKVREIAKILLDQGAYEISLGETIGTAVPTEVEKLLAELLKEIPSQKLAGHFHDTYGMAIANVEKSYEMGIRSFDSSAGGLGGCPYAKGASGNLATEDLLYFFQKSGIRTGIDLPKLIEASSFMEAALGRKLASRTYIALRAKASS, from the coding sequence ATGTCTCTCAAAATCACGGAAGTGGGTCCTAGGGACGGACTACAGAACGAGTCCAAAGAGATCTCGACCGAAGACAAACTCACGTTCATCCGCAAATTGCAATCGGCCGGAATTTCGAATATAGAAGCCACTTCTTTCGTAAAAAAAGAGGCGATCCCCCAACTATCTGACGCCAAAGAACTCTCTACATCCTTAAATTGGAAAGAAGGCACGAATTTCAGCGCCTTGACTCCGAATTTGAAAGGATACCAAGCGGCGAAGGAAGCGGGCTTCCGGGAAGTCGCCGTATTCACCGCAGCGTCGGAAAGTTTTACCAAACGGAACATCAACCGTACCATCTCCGAATCGATCGAAGGTTTTCGGGAAATTTTCCGAGAGGCGCATCAGGACGGAATTCGAGTCAGGGGTTATGTTTCGACCGTAATCGATTGTCCATATGAAGGAAAGATCTCTCCAGAAAAAGTCCGCGAAATCGCTAAGATTCTTTTGGACCAAGGAGCCTATGAGATTTCTTTGGGAGAAACCATCGGGACCGCCGTTCCGACGGAAGTAGAAAAACTACTTGCAGAACTTCTAAAGGAAATTCCTTCCCAAAAATTAGCTGGGCATTTCCACGATACGTATGGAATGGCGATTGCGAATGTCGAAAAATCCTACGAAATGGGGATCCGTTCCTTTGATTCCTCCGCAGGAGGATTGGGAGGTTGCCCGTATGCAAAAGGAGCCTCCGGAAATCTGGCCACGGAGGATCTTCTCTATTTCTTTCAAAAATCCGGAATCCGAACAGGAATCGATCTACCCAAACTGATCGAAGCCTCTTCGTTTATGGAAGCAGCTCTAGGCAGAAAGTTGGCTTCGCGTACCTATATAGCTTTGCGAGCAAAGGCCTCCTCCTGA
- a CDS encoding adenylosuccinate synthase — translation MPATLVVGTQWGDEGKAKVIDYLSKDTDIIVRYQGGANAGHTVVVQGKKYVFHLVPSGVIYDQTVCVIGNGVVLDPVFFIEECDKLQAEGFPVYEKLLISDACHLLFPFHGLIDSARENSCAPERKIGTTKKGIGICYADKMMRIGLRVGDLLEGDFESKLKHLVDEKNHEIDKLYGIEPISTKEILEGLKHFLAKIRKNIVNTPYYLENSLKAGKKILLEGAQGTGLDVDFGTYPYVTSSNPTTGGAFIGSGIAFQHLTKVIGITKAYTTRVGEGPFPTELLGEEGEKLRTLGAEFGATTGRPRRCGWFDTEVLRHAVRINGLTSIALTKIDVLSAYDTIPVAVAYERNGKKLDCFPSQGLENVKVIYENFPGWKTEIGGTGEFDRLPSACKDYIRALEKLIGVRIDLISTGPDRKDTIASGF, via the coding sequence ATGCCCGCAACACTAGTAGTCGGAACCCAATGGGGTGACGAAGGCAAAGCAAAAGTTATAGATTATCTTTCGAAGGATACGGATATCATCGTAAGATACCAGGGAGGAGCGAACGCCGGACATACGGTGGTTGTGCAGGGTAAGAAGTACGTTTTTCATTTGGTTCCGTCCGGAGTCATTTACGACCAAACCGTATGCGTCATCGGAAACGGAGTCGTTCTGGATCCGGTCTTTTTTATCGAAGAGTGCGACAAACTTCAGGCGGAAGGTTTTCCGGTATATGAAAAACTTCTGATCAGCGACGCGTGTCATCTGCTTTTCCCGTTTCATGGTCTGATCGATTCCGCCAGGGAAAATTCCTGCGCTCCGGAACGGAAAATCGGAACCACTAAAAAAGGAATCGGAATCTGTTACGCGGATAAGATGATGCGTATCGGTCTTAGAGTGGGAGATTTGCTCGAAGGGGATTTCGAATCTAAGTTAAAACATCTCGTGGACGAGAAAAATCACGAGATCGATAAGCTTTACGGGATCGAACCGATTTCCACCAAGGAAATTCTGGAGGGTCTCAAGCATTTCCTAGCCAAGATCCGGAAGAACATCGTAAACACTCCGTATTATCTGGAGAATTCCCTAAAGGCCGGAAAGAAAATCCTTTTGGAAGGTGCGCAAGGTACGGGGTTGGATGTGGACTTCGGGACGTATCCTTACGTCACTAGCTCGAATCCCACTACGGGTGGAGCTTTTATCGGGTCCGGAATCGCCTTCCAACATTTGACCAAGGTGATCGGGATCACGAAAGCGTACACCACGAGGGTGGGGGAAGGACCTTTCCCTACCGAATTGCTGGGAGAAGAAGGGGAAAAGCTCCGGACTCTCGGCGCCGAATTCGGCGCGACTACGGGGCGTCCTCGTCGTTGCGGTTGGTTCGATACGGAAGTTCTCCGCCATGCAGTGAGAATCAACGGTCTTACTTCGATTGCGCTTACGAAGATCGACGTACTCTCCGCGTATGATACGATTCCTGTGGCGGTGGCGTACGAACGGAACGGTAAAAAGCTGGATTGCTTTCCTTCCCAAGGTTTGGAAAACGTAAAAGTCATCTATGAGAATTTTCCGGGATGGAAAACGGAGATCGGCGGGACCGGGGAATTCGATCGATTGCCTTCCGCTTGCAAAGATTATATCCGTGCGTTGGAAAAACTGATCGGAGTCCGAATCGATTTGATTTCGACGGGTCCGGATCGGAAGGACACGATCGCTTCCGGATTTTAG